The region tcatGAATCAAACAACAGTTACAACCTTCTCAAAAATTATTAGGAATTGTCCAGTAAAATTACTGTATTATTTGAACTTTGAAGAAGCAAACTGGTGGCTATTTCTTGAAATCAGCAAACATGTTGAGAATAAACTAATGGTGCCATAtcttagaccaggggtgtcaaactccagtcctcaagggccgctgtcctgcaacttttagatgtgcttctgctgcgccacacctgaatagaataattaggtcattagaaAGGCTCTGGAGAGcttatctacacaaggaggaggtaattaagccattacATGCCACTGGCATGTGATGTACCACAAATACACtggttttgtacctgtggcacatctaaaactgcaggacaccggcccttgaggactggagtttgacacctgtgtctTAGACTATGAAATGTGAATTTCTAACGCTCAGACTGGCATTTTGGGATTCCTCTCCACTCATCTTcctcaggtttgtttttgttcaagcAAAAACTTGACAAGCAGCGGGTTCTTTAACGCTGCTTCAAGAGCCACTACAGGGATCTGGCCATGTTGCCAGTCTGGATGTTGCCAGACTGATTGCTCAAGAATCAGAGCAACCGGAAGCGGAGTTGTGACCGAAGGCTTGTTGGATTGGTGTGTGATTCCCTCTCAGGCTGCAGAGTTGTCCAGTCCAGAGGCTTTTTCACCATTTGGTTTTAGATGAGCAAAGCATCCTTCATTTGTTTATTAGAAACCCCCCagccccccccaaaaaaaaaatcccacaaatcTTTCATCTGCAACTGCAACATTTGAGCTTTATATGTGAAGCCTGTAGCATTTCACGTTCATCCCCTTTTTAAAGTTAATcacccctctctctctctctctctggtgtTTGATTCGTAACATACTTTATGTCATTGAAGTGAACTTTAGAAACTCTGGCTCTACAGACAGAAGTGGGTGGCTCTTAAAAGAGCCGTTGGGGTCGTCGCTCGGGCTGCCGACGTCTACTTGGCCTTGGCCGGCTTCTCGGTCTTCTTGGGCAGCAGGACAGCCTGGATGTTGGGCAGGACGCCTCCCTGAGCGATGGTCACGCCGCCCAGCAGCTTGTTGAGCTCCTCGTCGTTGCGGACAGCCAGCTGCAGGTGGCGGGGGATGATCCTGGTCTTCTTGTTGTCGCGGGCGGCGTTCCCGGCCAACTCCAGGATCTCGGCGGTCAGGTACTCCAGAACCGCAGCCAGGTACACCGGAGCTCCGGCACCGACGCGCTCGGCGTAGTTCCCCTTACGCAGCAGCCTGTGGACACGGCCCACGGGGAACTGGAGGCCCGCACGGGACGAGCGGGTCTTGGCCTTAGCGCGGGCTTTGCCACCGGTCTTTCCGCGTCCAGACATCTCGTTTCGGTCAAATGCACTTTCGCTCTCACCAAACAAGAGGGAAGAATGCCTCAGACAGGAGCGTCGGGGATTTATACCTGCCATCTCTTCACTGATTGGTCGCACATCAGCGCTAACGTAGTCCTCCAATCAGAACAGTGCGCGTCAAGTTCTCACAGTAGACACAACACTTCCGCTCACCGCCGGATGGggcctacaaaataaaacaccgAAGCCCGGCGGCCCAAGTGACCTTTTAAGAGCGCAAGAAGGTTGAGATAAAAGAACATTTGCATACATTATTCTGTATCTGTCGCGTCAGCACTTTGCGGATACTTACTGACAgacaaataattaaacaaaatttgttttgactaAGACGGCTTCAGGCTGACAAGTCAACCATGATCTAATTTTATGGATCATTTCTGGAATCTGTGCTGAACATTTTTATCCCCTGTTGTTTAGGAAATCTTAGTGTTGGTCAAAAAATGCACTAAGCAGAGTAATACGTGTGTACTTAACAATATCTTGGGATTTGAACCATGCACACTTACAGAACTGATTA is a window of Gambusia affinis linkage group LG23, SWU_Gaff_1.0, whole genome shotgun sequence DNA encoding:
- the LOC122826326 gene encoding histone H2A-like, whose product is MSGRGKTGGKARAKAKTRSSRAGLQFPVGRVHRLLRKGNYAERVGAGAPVYLAAVLEYLTAEILELAGNAARDNKKTRIIPRHLQLAVRNDEELNKLLGGVTIAQGGVLPNIQAVLLPKKTEKPAKAK